A segment of the Lycium ferocissimum isolate CSIRO_LF1 chromosome 5, AGI_CSIRO_Lferr_CH_V1, whole genome shotgun sequence genome:
TTGGCGATATGTAAGGGAGTAATTGTGGCATTTTCATGTGGACGTATATGTGAAAACTTCTGTGGTATTATGATTTAATAATAAGGATGCTGGATGACTTTGGCAGCTTGGCTTATATTGCATTTTTTTCAACCGTATCTGTTGAAAATAATTGGTATTTCTCATATGAGATATAAATAGGTTCTCTTGATATTTTTGCActacaaaagaaaatatgttcTAAAGCTATTGTGAGAAATGTGATTTTGTCTGGAGTATACATAACAACTAGGTGATAAGAGGACTGCGAAATCCTAAATTTATACATTAAGTAATGTGTAATTGATGTTTTGGGCTATAATGTATTCCATAAGAATAAGATGTCTGCTGACACTTTTGTTGACTTTCCTTGATCTTTTTGTAGACTGCAGTAGTCTTGCTGGGGGAAGAAGAAATACATTTGGTAGCAATGCCGAGTAAGCAGAAAAAGTTCCCCTGTTTTTGGTGCTATTCAGTGCCCGTTGGTCTGTATAGTGCTTGTTTACGGATGTTGAATATGAGGTGTTTATCAATTGTTTTTGATCTGGACGAGACTTTAATTGTTGCAAATACAATGAAGTCTTTTGAGGATAGAATTGAGGCTTTGCGGGGTTGGCTTGCACGAGAGACGGATCCAATTCGGTTGTCTGGAATGTCTGCAGAGATTAAGAGGTACGTGGATGATCGTGCACTGCTGAAGCAGTACTCAGACAGTGATTCTGTTGTTGACGGTGGGAGAGTATATAAAGCTCAGCAAGAGGAGGTGCTACAATTATCTGAAGGGCAAGAGCGTGTAGTTCGGCCAGTCATAAGGTTGGTGGAAAAGAATGTGGTCCTTACACGGATTAATCCAGAGGTAATAAGATGGggaattttctttcatttctctgTTATGCCTTGCAATTATTGATTCCTATCACATGATCACATCTAAGGCATGCATATTTCTCAATTTATTCTACTTCTCGCATCATCGAGAATATCCCCCTGCTTTGCGCATTCCCTTAGGGTGCTAGCGGAAGTTGATGAGTTGCATGTTGTGATATACTTGTAGAGTAAAGGTTTGGCTATTGACTTTTTAGTAGTAGGTAGACAtcaattttcttgtattttcatATTATTCTGTTTATTTCTTAGTATATTAGGTTTATATTATTCAAGTGTACGCAGTGCATTGAGGCAAGTTGATTGATTGAATTTTGAAGTTGAGTAGAGGATGCTCTATGGTTTCTCATACAAAATGGAGTACTATTGTGGGGAGGTAGATTGGGTTTTTAATTCAGATGATTTACATAGCTTTGCAGTATCTGAAAGTTCTGAGCTTAAACATTTGCTGTTATCCTGTCTTTATATTTAACCTGTATCAGTATATATTGTTAGTTCAAATGATTTACGTAGCTTCATAGTATCTGAAAGTTCTGTGCTTAAACATTTCTTGTTATCCTGTCTTTATATTTAACCTGTTATCGATGTATTAGTTAACGACCTTCAACTTTTTGGAACAACTGTGATCACTCAACAATTCTGCCTTTCTTTTCAGAAAGCTTATTTGATATCTTGTAGACAAGGTTTTGTGTGTAGTTTATTGATGATCTCACCTTGAGATACTGTTTGGTCTATCCCTTGGTGGTGCCATTGATAATTAAATGAACTTCcaagttgttttaattatttggaTGAAGCAACATTTCTAGGCATTCTGAGACCATTTAGTGTCAAACTTAATATCCCTTCATTACTTGTTATTTGCTTTCTAAAACCTTTCTTTTGAACCTAATGTCCAGAAGTTCATGTAACTGATATGCTTTCAGTCTCAAATAGTCCTTTCTTAGAAGGACATGGTGTTCTGATTTGTTGGTCTTCAatcacatgtttttttttttctttttggtttgttATTTGGCGCGTGTTTGCGTAATGGGTTTAGTTTATACTGCATTTTGCTTCAATGTTGAGGTTAGTGATGCTTCTTGTGTCCTTGTGTCAAGAGAAAGAGAGCAGAGAAGAGCAAATTGAACCATACTGTTGGCTAAGTGACTCCTTTCATTTTCCCTCACTCAAAGATGTTTCTATTATATTCTATGGTGTCTGTTGGTCCCTTGTTGCAGAAGGTGTTTAATGAATTGCTATGGATTTGAGTTTCTTTTGTTCACTATATACGTGCACTTCATGCCACTGATGGTCCTTACACATGTACATTTGCTAATCCACCAGCATAGGAAAAGTTGGATATCCCTATGGCCTGATCACACTTAGAGATCTGCATCCTTACCTGTGCAAATTGCTGGAAGGAAGCGTTCGGAGGAGTGGCAAGCATCCACCTCCGGTCTTTGTTCTTTTATGGCTCTTTCATTTATTCATTATTATGTTCACATAGTTAAAAGAAAATGGTATCTGGACATTTGGCCTTCTAGCTTAACTGCCACTGGAATATCTAAGGTTTCCAGTGTCTAAGGTTATCAGTGTAATGCTGGAATTTGAACTCGAATTCAGTTGGACATTTTGTAACACATTATGGTCGTCTTGAGATGATTTCTAGCTCTATGCATTTTCTTATCATGGGAAACCTCTTTTGCAGAATCGGGACACCAGCGTGCTAGTTAGATTACGTCCTGCTTGGGATGAGTTGAGAACTTATTTGACGGCGAAAGGTCGGAAAAGGTTCGAAGTGCATGTTTGCACCATGGCGGAGAGAGATTATGCATTGGAGATTTGGAGGCTACTCGACCCTGGGTCACACCTCATTAATGTCAAACAATTGATGGACCGTGTTGTATGTGTCAAATCAGGTTATGACCTAGAATACTTTCCTGCCTTTTGACTCCCTAGGAAAATAATCTTTTGTTCTTCCATACACGGTAACACAACTCTTCTCTACCCTGACATGAGAAAGATCAACCTCTTCTTAGAGTGAAGAATAATGAAGAAAGATTTGTCTTCTTGTGTTTGATTTATGTCGTTCTAAGCTCATCGGTGGTATTTTCTTTAGCTTCTAGTGTTATAGTGGGAGTGATATCCAAAAGGCTACCAACTGTGGTTGCTTCTTATCGGTGGACTAATCTCCTTTCCtcttcttgaacttgttaaTTATAAAACGTCTTTTCTTTAACCCATAACATCGTCTATGATATTGATTCCACAGGGGCAAAGAAGTCTTTACTTACTGTCTTCCAAAATGGAAATTGTCATCCAAAATTGGCAATGGTTATTGATGACCGATTAAAAGTGTGGGAAGATAAAGATCAACCTCGCGTTCATGTTGTCCCTGCTTTCACTCCATATTATGCGCCACAAGCAGAGGTGTGTGTTTGCTATTTCACATGATTTTAATATCATCATTTTTTCCGGTCACACCATAACTGACTGGGAACTTCTTTATTGAGTAGATGGCCAACGCAGTTCCAGTCTTGTGTGTGGCGAGAAATGTTGCTTGTGATGTTAGAGGTCGTTTTTTCAAGTAAGTTCATTGTCAGAAGAAATATTTTAATATGAGTCAATTAAGTAGTTTTTATCTGATCCATTTTCTTTGTCAATCAGAGAGTTTGATGAATGTCTACTCCGAAAGATCTCTGAAATCTTCTATGAAGATGAGGTTGTAAATTTACCTTCGGCACCTGATGTGAGCAACTACTTAATGTCCGAGGTATTTATCTAAAATCTCTTTGAATTTCAACTTTAAATGAATGCTGATCCTGATGAGGGTTTGGTTTACTTTTCTAAGGATGCTGGTTTTGCGTCATCTGGGAATCTGAATGCTCCTATTCCTGAGGGGATGTATGGGCCTGAAGTTGTACAAAGGTTGCATCAGCAGGTGTGGTTATAACTGTCATTACTGTGTATCTTGACTTCTTATCACATGATTGACCTATAAAATAACTTGAAAGTGTAACACTTCACACATCAAGTACTTGATTTTTCAGCCGGTCATTTGCTTATCTTGTCATGTAAATGTGCTAATCCAGGAAGGAAAAGTTAATATGAACTCTGCTCCTCCTTTCATGAGTAACTATCCTGATATGAAGCCAGGAAGCTCCCAGCTTACGGTTGGATTTGCTGCCAATGTACCTGTTCAATCAATGAGACCAATTCTACCTTCAGAAAGTATAGAACCTGTCTTTACCTGCGGTTATATAATAGATGTATTAATCTTTTTGGTTTCACAACCAGTAGTTCATTTTGTTGCTGTGTGTGTTCAGAACCAAGTTTGCTAGGAGCTCCATTCAGACGAGATAACAGCTTTTCTGAAGTTGATGCTGATGGGAAGAGAAGGTATCCCATGGTGAATCCTAGCCAGGATGCGAGGTATCGTGGTTCAGGAGAACCTCCTTTATTATCTAGAGTGCCTCAGAAACCACCCATACTGCCCATACCATCACAGGGTGGATGGTTGGTGGAAGATGACCTAAATAAAGGACAGATGGGCAGTCGATCACCTGGAATTTTTCAAGAATCTGATGCATCAAGGTCTGATAAACAGAGAGGTCATCAGAATTTTCTCAGTCAAGGTGCAACAAGCACAGCGTTACCAACGTATGCATCTCCAGGGAAGAATGGAGAGGTACTTACTACTGCTTCCCTCTGAAATAGTTACACTGGCCTTCTGCTGCCTAATTCATTTGGGTACACGACTCTTTGCAGGCAAATTCCAGGCATGAAATGCATAGACAGAATTCTTTTATTCAACAGACAGGTGAGTTTGAGTTCTACTCTTATATACCGTTTAGTGCTTGTTGTTTTTTAATTCCCTATTTGCTATTACGAAGTTGAAATATTATGAGCAGAAGTTGGTCTTTAGGAAAGAATGCATTTATAACCATACTACACTAGTGTTTGTTTTTGGGATTATGTATTCATATCAGTGACTCTTCTGTGGAATGAATGCTGTTAATTGATGGCTGGTATTAATTTTGACGGCAGTCTTTGCTGATACTGATGTGGCTAACGGCTAGTTTCCAGCTTGTGATTTTAAGCCCCAActtcaaaattataataaatCCAGCTACTTGCGTGTTTATTTATCAATTATGGCAGGGGATATAGTTTATCCAAGCAAATAAAGGAAGGCTGGGAATGAATACTTTTACTTGTTGATTGCCAGGACAGTTTGTGTCTTTATTGATCAAGATAGTGTTTGGAAGGAGTTCAAAAGAAGTTATTGTATAATCTTGAACTACAGAAGAAAGTACTGATTGTAGGATATGCACTTCATATATTGTCTTTAGTTTGGTATTAGAGAGAACAAGTAGGGATGGTTGGGCGGAAGTTGAGAAAGAGATTTGCTAAGATATTTGTTGGTTAGTTGACATATAGTCTCTTTGATCTTCTCCTTTTCCTTATTGATTCCCTCTCTTTGTCAAGTTTATAACACATGCTTGCTAGGCTAATTGACTTTGCATGTACAGAGGGTAGGCTCTCACAACATCAGGCATCATTTAACAGCAGAGAATCTCAACTAGAAGCTGGGAGAATGAACTTATTACCATCTTTAGCTACTGGGGTGCTGCAAGAAATTGGACGGCGATGCAACTCAAAGGTATGTGCTACATACTTTTAAGCCAAGATGATACCCCTCTGCTCGTATTGATTTTTCTTGGTTGTCAAAGTAATAGCTCCACCACTGTGTCTTGCTGTGTAGGTTGAGTTCAGGCCTGTGGTGAGCACCAGTGAGGAATTGCAATTTTCAGTTGAGGTTAGAGCATTTTTTACAGAAGAATGTTTCACCTATCTGAAGCCATTTTACAGATTAATTAATTGCATTGTTTtttataaatatgaatataaatttCTGCTAAGCAGCACTAGTTTCTACCACTAGTAGTAGTATGTATTCCTCTTCTTTTATACTGATGGGGAAGTGGTGTGTTAGGTAATGACCGACATTCATGAATCTCTATATCCTTGTTAATTCAGTTATGATGGTTTGCTATATCATTTAACGAATTAATTGaaacaaatttctttttaaGAAGAAAGCTATAGGTTAAACAATATGTTGTGATTTATAAGTGTTGAGTTGATGGTATACTTGAAAGTAGTGTGCTATGTTATGACTATGACTTCATGGATCTGTATTCTAGTTGAGGCAGTTAAAAGTTTATTATATATGTACCtaatccaaaaaagaaaataattatagatGTGAGACGTGCTGTGATGAATTGTGTGGATGTTTATGTCTTGATATTCGACTCTGAAAATTGCCTAGTGCTTAAGAACTGTTTGTTAATGTCTCTTTGAAGATGTTCGTtttgatatgagaatgttgCCCCTAGCATTGTTCCTATAAAAGTGCACGATCATATTGGCTTCTGAATTTAGACAAACAGCATAAAGTTTTTATATTCAGAATTCTGAGATTGAGTAATCTTTAGGTCTTCTTCACCGGTGAGAGAGTTGGTGTCGGAATGGGTAAGACTAGGAAGGATGCTCAGCAACAGGCAGCTGAGAATGCACTTCGTAACTTGGCTGGTAAGGTCCTTTTGAAATGTCCCCTTAATTTCTTGGTTTAACTTGCTACAAGCATCATGAGCTAATCCTTTGATGCAAATTCATTATTCACTTTACTATTTCAAAAGAGGATTTGCGTAATGAGTAAATTCTTAAGAGCAGTGTCTCATATTAAGTGATTTCTTAAAAGACAATGTGTCGTGCTGTGTTGTGTTATCAAAAGCTATTTCTTCGTAGCTTAAAGCGATGAACTGATTTTaaagaagggggggggggggggggggttatcgCTTCATGGGCTTTAGAGAAGGTTACGCTTCAAACAATGGTGCATAAAGTGATTCTAACAAGAATCTATCGCTTCTTTGAATTTTGAGGAGTTGGATTAATATTGCCTATTATTGTTACTCATTGCGGCAGAACTGTtattgtatttaattctttgtttttttcgATATTTATTTCTCTGTAAATTTTGTGCTTTACTTCAAATAAGCGTGCACTTCACTTCAAGACCCATGGACTTTGTCGCTAGTTGCACTTTTTGCTTTTAAAAGCACTGCGCTCACGTTTTTTAGCAGAattatctttcatttcctctGTTATCACTGTAACATGTGTTAGTATATCACTCTTGTCAATTCTGGTATGTTCCACCTATTTCTGAATTCAATGTTATTTTATGATAAGATCCAGGACTTGCTTTAATTTGTTTCCCTTTTAATGTTAGCTTGTCAGGATACTAGTTATTTTTTAGAGCTCATTTTGTAGACAAATATTTGCTTATATGCAGATAAATACATCTCATACATTACATCTCACCCTCGAGGAGCAGCGGATAAAGACTTTGATAAGCTTTCAGTGGAAAATGAAAATGGGTTCTTGTGGGATACTGTCAATCATGTGGATGAACAGTCGGTGGATGATAGATTACCTCAAGTAAAGGTTTCAGAGGTGGGAGTTAACGGTGATGCTACCCATGACTGATTACGTAGTTCTTTGAAAACGTGACTGGCCTTGGGCTAAGGGGCGTGCACGGAAGCAAGTTTTGGAGATGATGACGGGTTGAGATTATTCGAGATGCACCCCTCCTTCCTTGAATTGTGTTGCACCAGAGTCGGGAGCAAAACAGGGAAATCCGGTGCTTGTTTGGCCTACTTGTTCATCTTGATATGTAGGCCATCATGCTTCTTGTTTTGGAGGTACAATGGTGGTGTTTAGTTCTAATTCTACCCCTTGTATTGTGGTCAATGGGTCCCGGTAACTCTTGTCTTTGCTCTCGGTGAAGCATTTTGACCGTTTTCTCTTCTTCCTCAGATGCACCTTGACTTAAACCTCAGGCTTTTGTTGAGATTTCTTGTGTCGCTGAACTACCACGTACAGTTCTGGTGCAACGAGTCAATGGGGTTCACCCAGGTAATCTTAGGGCCAAAATATATGATGCTTATCATGGAACTTTACAAGTTCCCGAATTCCCTAATTGCTTTAGTCTTTGCACCGGAAAGTTATCTTCGATTTGTTAAGTTGCTGAGCGTGTTCTGGAATGAAGAGTTCTTATTCTTCGTTTGGTAAATTGTACCAACTTTAGTTATCTCCTGATTGTGTAGACTGTAACCACCCTATCCGAATAATGTTCAGACCAGAGAGCTACCCGACTGATTTTATATTCGGAGGTCCTGCAGAAGTAATTTTGACTGGTATCGGCAAAGGAACAGTTTGGTAGCAGAACTGCCTTCACAACTATCAAATTGGCTTTTGGGTGCCTTCATGATTTTTCCCGCCTCGTTACGGAGAAAATGAAATTGTCTTCCCTTTTAGAAAAGGGattcattcatattttttttatacaaggGCTTGTTTGGCGCCCTAGTTTCTACCATAGTGTTGTAACTatctagtattttttttttttggttaacttCAGGCAGAAGATGAAATTACAGGCATATCTCTATATTACAATCTCATTTGTCCAGACTTCCTTTTGCTTGTTATAGCGGATTTGCGGTTGTTGGTTGCATACATATGCCTTCAGATATTATTTGGCaatttttcaatcttttttatgttatgaaagatAAAAGAAGCTATTTACATTTAAAGCCTCAGCAGATATTCATAAATCactaataaattttgaaaaactaatGCACTATTCCCTCCGGATCGAAAAGGGTGTCCAATTAGGGTGTATTCggtgtggaggaaaatgtttctccggaaaataagtgaatttttacttattttctcatgttccgTTACatagtgaaaaataagtgagttttttattttttcatgtttgattggttggtagaaaatatttttcgaaaaCTACCCACAGCAACCCCACCACCCATCTCCCAACcaaattcccccccccccccccaacccaccCAATCACCACTCTCGAACGCATTTCATCTAAACCTAGCGTTATCCAACACCATCGCTCCACCCAACCCTCCCAAATTGTCTGGTTCATATAttctattttacttttataaaaaatgagaaatttttttCTCACCCACCCCTCCATCCCAACCACCACTCACTACCATCCACATCAACAtgcccccccccctcccaaaaCTAAAACTACAACCCACTCCACATCAAATTTAACCAAGCAaactttctatttttataaaggtaaaattaaatatatgaagtagaaaattGGGGAGGGGGTAGGGGTAGAGGGTGGGTGGTGTagaatacccaaaaaaaaaaaaaaacttttaaatttttttttaagaaaaattaatttttttggaggggtttttttttgggtgggtggggtttgtaaaaacccaaaaaaaaaaattcaaaacttttcttctaaaacaaaattaaaattttgggaGGGGGTGTTGGGTCCGggtggggaggggggagggggtataaaaaaaccaaaaagtaaAACTTTAAAAACTTTTCTTTAtgaaaaaactaaatttttttggggggttgggggtggtggGTGGAATGTCACTTgtggacttgttttccctacttttattagggaggtcattttccccatttttgaagaacttgtttttctaaagaaaatatttttcaaaattttttatcaaacgaacatgagaaaattggcgGAAAATGCTTTCCTCCATACCGAGCACAcccttagcctttttttctcaACTCAAAAAAAGTGTCTAATTATCaactcaagaaagaattaatcttagtttttcagatttgcctctattaagtgttatgtgatcaaatctcaatatctatttaattaggggctgTTTAGTCAAATCACCTCTAGGATTTagtatttcttaaggggtgtacAAATGGCTaggtggacactcttttttatccggagggagtattaaatatgtaaattcatCACTAGTTGCGGCTACCGAGATTTAAACAAGGCAGAATACCCAatttttgtagtccttacatgAATTCTTTGTAACTTTTTACCCCTATTAAAGTTTTAACGACTTTGTAAGTCCTTAcatattttggtaaattttaagAACTTTAGGAACTTTTTTCATGCCACTAAAAGTGATAATGTCATGAAAAAGGTAATAGCGGACCCCACAAAGCACACCCATACATATTAAATCTTTTGTTTTGTGTGGAAATATTATTAAACttgtttaaattatattttccttacaaaaattattatagACAtgtaaagaaatcatcatgtcatTCAATTTATATCTTAAAAAAGgcttaattattgaattaaatattattcttataatattatttattatccattgatgttatttaccatttatcatttcctattttaattttttattcgtCCGGTTAAATGTAAAGTTTACTTTGTTTTAGTTTCTCCCGTAATTTTGCATCGTACTTGCTTGCAAACATAAATAACTAACAAAAAGTTCGCTTAAGGTAGgattaagttttaaattaaaagaataaacaCAAATAACTTGTatcattgttaaatattttaaaaatgtataaaaaatgtaagTTACAGTCCTTCTGTCTaaattgaaaaatgaatttCAAAATGCGGTAATTAATTGATCTAATTTTACGTGCGCATACTTTTAACTTAAAGTTTACATAATAAATGACTAATTAAAAGAGGAAAGAGGAactgtaaaaaattattttcatatatattttgaaaatctttaaGTAATTTgtagttaaagaaaatacaatttgatctccaaacaataataatactaaaCAATTGCAAAAGTatagtttttcactttttttaatattaaaatgttttgtgaaatatgggatagttaatattttatataatttaggaTAAAATAGTTAAGCTCAATATGAAAAAGTTATTACAATGTAGATTccataaaaaaattcattaaaattaagaaaaaggaaaaaaaaatgttaaagtaagaacaatttaatttaattgacttttcaatatttttttgtatGGTTTAATTTGAGAGAACGTCTACAAAAATCTTGCAATACCATagcttttaattatttatatttatttataacttAACTTTATTGAATTTCATCATAAACAATTTGCAACATATTTTTGACATTAATCGAATACGGTAATACCTTTTTGCAAAATATAAGTTAGATAATATGGGTTCAATTCAGAGAAATATATGAGAATAATTTAACATATGAAagctcaatttggatcatcgaGAGTATAATctcaaaaaaaatcaataaaatagaaattagaaaagcttttatttgtttgattcctttttctttttttttgaagtctcctttaattttcaattatcTTTTTGTACTTTAATATATTAGAATTTTTTAGAAAGAGTCAAACTGATACCACCAATGGATGTGATGCAGTTGATGGAGATGCTCCTCCCTTATTAGAGGTTGCGGGTTAGAGCTCTGAGTATGAAAAAATTATTGGTAGGGAGCACTTCCCCCGAATGGAACCTATGCGGTGCCAACTCGGATATAGTCGGGCTCCAATGCAGGTAATGGGCATCGAGTGGgaaaccaaaaatgaaagtcAAACTGATAATACAAAAACAAATAAGCAAGagcataaaaaattaaaaaatatttacaaaattaatttttaaagttaagCCCAGGCCAAATGACACTAGTCATTATAGGGAAAATGACATAGGGTACCTACTTAAGACTCTTTATTACAAAGTATATAGatagttttctttatttacaaaacataacgatattttacgaaatatgacggattttcatatattttccgttttttttatttttttcagaaaataaatttttataaaaaaaaaatttaaaaaaattatttaaaaaattatttaaaacttttttttaaagaaaataatgtttatattttttaaaaaattattattatttttttttttgctcaaaggcttaaaaaattacctcaaatttttgtgtatgaaagctgtatgaaaaatgtatgaaatgtgtatgtgtgagcgaaatttttaatacaattttcttacacaaaattttgagtgaacactttaagccttgaatattgtgtgaaagttgttataatgttgttgcagttgtattaatttttcagaaacctattatgaactttatatacgaaaaatgtgaatgaaattctaagtcttgagc
Coding sequences within it:
- the LOC132056996 gene encoding RNA polymerase II C-terminal domain phosphatase-like 2 isoform X2: MMSRLGFKSVVFHGETCLGELDAIPVKDQSFQFPNNEIQIHHISTNSERCHPLSVLQTISSPVRCKLEPNEFKSSPIGSDQSPLINLHASCFYELKTAVVLLGEEEIHLVAMPSKQKKFPCFWCYSVPVGLYSACLRMLNMRCLSIVFDLDETLIVANTMKSFEDRIEALRGWLARETDPIRLSGMSAEIKRYVDDRALLKQYSDSDSVVDGGRVYKAQQEEVLQLSEGQERVVRPVIRLVEKNVVLTRINPENRDTSVLVRLRPAWDELRTYLTAKGRKRFEVHVCTMAERDYALEIWRLLDPGSHLINVKQLMDRVVCVKSGAKKSLLTVFQNGNCHPKLAMVIDDRLKVWEDKDQPRVHVVPAFTPYYAPQAEMANAVPVLCVARNVACDVRGRFFKEFDECLLRKISEIFYEDEVVNLPSAPDVSNYLMSEDAGFASSGNLNAPIPEGMYGPEVVQRLHQQEGKVNMNSAPPFMSNYPDMKPGSSQLTVGFAANVPVQSMRPILPSEKPSLLGAPFRRDNSFSEVDADGKRRYPMVNPSQDARYRGSGEPPLLSRVPQKPPILPIPSQGGWLVEDDLNKGQMGSRSPGIFQESDASRSDKQRGHQNFLSQGATSTALPTYASPGKNGEANSRHEMHRQNSFIQQTEGRLSQHQASFNSRESQLEAGRMNLLPSLATGVLQEIGRRCNSKVEFRPVVSTSEELQFSVEVFFTGERVGVGMGKTRKDAQQQAAENALRNLADKYISYITSHPRGAADKDFDKLSVENENGFLWDTVNHVDEQSVDDRLPQVKVSEVGVNGDATHD
- the LOC132056996 gene encoding RNA polymerase II C-terminal domain phosphatase-like 2 isoform X1 — its product is MMSRLGFKSVVFHGETCLGELDAIPVKDQSFQFPNNEIQIHHISTNSERCHPLSVLQTISSPVRCKLEPNEFKSSPIGSDQSPLINLHASCFYELKTAVVLLGEEEIHLVAMPSKQKKFPCFWCYSVPVGLYSACLRMLNMRCLSIVFDLDETLIVANTMKSFEDRIEALRGWLARETDPIRLSGMSAEIKRYVDDRALLKQYSDSDSVVDGGRVYKAQQEEVLQLSEGQERVVRPVIRLVEKNVVLTRINPENRDTSVLVRLRPAWDELRTYLTAKGRKRFEVHVCTMAERDYALEIWRLLDPGSHLINVKQLMDRVVCVKSGAKKSLLTVFQNGNCHPKLAMVIDDRLKVWEDKDQPRVHVVPAFTPYYAPQAEMANAVPVLCVARNVACDVRGRFFKEFDECLLRKISEIFYEDEVVNLPSAPDVSNYLMSEDAGFASSGNLNAPIPEGMYGPEVVQRLHQQPVICLSCHVNVLIQEGKVNMNSAPPFMSNYPDMKPGSSQLTVGFAANVPVQSMRPILPSEKPSLLGAPFRRDNSFSEVDADGKRRYPMVNPSQDARYRGSGEPPLLSRVPQKPPILPIPSQGGWLVEDDLNKGQMGSRSPGIFQESDASRSDKQRGHQNFLSQGATSTALPTYASPGKNGEANSRHEMHRQNSFIQQTEGRLSQHQASFNSRESQLEAGRMNLLPSLATGVLQEIGRRCNSKVEFRPVVSTSEELQFSVEVFFTGERVGVGMGKTRKDAQQQAAENALRNLADKYISYITSHPRGAADKDFDKLSVENENGFLWDTVNHVDEQSVDDRLPQVKVSEVGVNGDATHD